One Calditrichia bacterium DNA window includes the following coding sequences:
- a CDS encoding GTP-binding protein has product MNKVVIQKKICVLGKFGVGKTSLIRQFVHGIFDDTYLSTIGVKVSQKLLSPIEISPGTFRQINMLVWDIEGFETDSRQLGNYLVGASGAIIVSDLTRSDSVALVSQIQQTFLEKNPAGKMIVLGNKTDVPVDKSENTAQLNQICNSLKLPHLLTSAKTGDNVESAFTKLGKLIAT; this is encoded by the coding sequence ATGAATAAAGTTGTGATCCAAAAAAAAATTTGTGTGCTCGGCAAGTTCGGTGTGGGCAAAACCAGCCTCATCCGCCAGTTTGTTCACGGCATATTTGACGACACCTACCTTTCCACCATCGGCGTAAAAGTTTCCCAAAAGCTGCTCTCGCCCATCGAAATTTCGCCGGGAACATTCCGGCAAATCAATATGTTGGTTTGGGATATCGAAGGATTTGAAACAGATTCCCGGCAGTTGGGTAACTATCTCGTTGGTGCCAGCGGTGCAATCATCGTTTCCGACCTGACCCGCAGCGACAGCGTGGCGCTCGTTTCCCAAATTCAGCAAACTTTTTTGGAAAAAAATCCTGCGGGGAAAATGATTGTGCTGGGCAACAAAACAGATGTGCCGGTCGACAAAAGTGAAAACACCGCCCAGCTCAACCAAATTTGCAATTCGCTAAAACTGCCGCATTTGCTCACCAGCGCAAAAACCGGCGACAACGTAGAATCCGCATTTACGAAACTTGGCAAACTAATTGCTACATAA
- a CDS encoding histidine kinase, whose protein sequence is MNPIKKVLKFNAILWGSWLPVSTVALILQNPGAVSLPVILAISALLFVPAVVLSLLWWPICNQIRRNRLSDVVFAGTHIALGAIFVVLWLAMASGSAIVLFPEIVSLPIDWQGILAWLFPIGILLYAIITGGYYWLLSPKVIVAGSTQKSTLHTAPKTQPVPHIQLNPRFIYEMLNFAHDSITGSPGTARKVLRTTIEMLQHAIRNKSTDTLALADEMTFVRHYLELEKLRLKDRFHFEENIDPNLLGYPIPAMMLQPLLENAIEHGIETAEDGGWIRLNINQQDQNVIAVVENSVTIAPSRRVERQMIQQDLSGLRNLQQRLALIYGKDVQFSAQSIPEEQLFRVKFYLPARPAARISETVSQ, encoded by the coding sequence TTGAATCCCATTAAAAAAGTGCTAAAGTTCAATGCCATTTTGTGGGGCAGTTGGCTACCTGTTTCCACTGTGGCGCTGATTTTACAAAATCCGGGTGCGGTTTCGCTGCCCGTAATTTTGGCAATTTCGGCACTGCTGTTTGTTCCGGCAGTTGTGTTGAGTTTGCTGTGGTGGCCCATTTGCAACCAGATTCGCCGGAACCGGTTATCTGATGTTGTGTTTGCCGGCACCCACATTGCTTTGGGCGCCATTTTTGTTGTGCTTTGGCTGGCGATGGCTTCCGGCAGCGCAATTGTGCTATTCCCGGAAATCGTATCGCTGCCCATCGATTGGCAGGGAATTTTAGCCTGGCTGTTTCCCATCGGTATTTTGCTGTATGCCATCATTACCGGCGGATATTATTGGCTGCTTTCGCCAAAAGTAATTGTTGCCGGCTCAACCCAAAAAAGCACGTTGCACACAGCACCGAAAACGCAACCGGTGCCGCACATCCAGCTGAATCCGCGGTTTATTTATGAAATGTTGAATTTTGCCCACGACAGCATCACCGGTTCTCCGGGAACAGCACGGAAAGTGCTGCGCACAACCATCGAAATGCTGCAACATGCCATCCGCAATAAATCCACTGATACATTGGCACTTGCCGACGAAATGACGTTTGTGCGCCATTATCTTGAACTCGAAAAATTGCGGCTCAAAGACCGTTTTCATTTTGAGGAAAATATTGATCCCAATTTGTTGGGCTATCCGATTCCGGCAATGATGCTGCAGCCACTGCTCGAAAACGCAATTGAACACGGCATCGAAACTGCGGAAGATGGCGGCTGGATTCGCCTGAATATCAATCAACAGGATCAAAATGTGATTGCCGTAGTGGAAAACAGCGTTACAATCGCACCTTCGCGGCGAGTTGAACGGCAAATGATTCAGCAAGATTTGTCGGGATTACGTAACCTTCAGCAAAGACTGGCACTTATCTACGGAAAAGATGTTCAGTTTTCCGCCCAATCCATCCCCGAGGAGCAGCTATTTCGGGTCAAGTTTTATCTTCCGGCTCGCCCTGCCGCACGAATTTCCGAAACCGTTTCCCAATAA
- a CDS encoding tetratricopeptide repeat protein: MNQRSEKLTFFCQLCNSRIEGNICPEHGIDFVTIKKVSVAESAEAAKKQDQKRRINGMLQIDGDEKKPTPDDRQIAVDGQNESDEAPFLPVIQTETGEDNSLTAVSQKSNSNAQPSQNAGVDASNEADYVFARDAEFQELDDDVPDYYSEQAQTPQPPPVNNSEKSSMVFAVLTIVFIMVATGIYFVAYYNPETAGTIYSRAESYFSTAQYEEALVLYQQIVSEYPDDPLAEMASQRIGRINPQNEGTTALSEEQQQQVQAFIVKANMAFQNQQFLSPESSSALYFVNRTLAMDPQNSAALDLQNKLIGHFDNLATIAINEQDYDRALAHYQNILKVNPGSDDILKKMRSVLEIKSTTARN, from the coding sequence ATGAACCAAAGATCCGAAAAACTGACCTTCTTTTGCCAACTGTGCAACTCACGGATTGAAGGTAATATTTGTCCGGAACATGGGATTGATTTTGTAACCATCAAAAAAGTGTCGGTTGCGGAATCGGCGGAAGCTGCAAAAAAACAAGACCAAAAGCGCCGCATCAACGGCATGTTACAAATTGATGGGGATGAAAAAAAACCAACCCCGGACGATCGCCAGATAGCAGTGGACGGACAAAACGAGTCTGACGAAGCACCTTTTTTGCCGGTCATTCAAACAGAAACAGGGGAAGATAATTCGCTGACAGCCGTTTCGCAAAAAAGCAACAGCAACGCGCAACCATCCCAAAATGCCGGTGTAGATGCTTCCAACGAAGCAGATTATGTGTTTGCCCGCGATGCGGAATTTCAGGAATTGGACGACGATGTGCCAGATTATTACAGCGAACAAGCCCAAACACCACAACCGCCGCCCGTTAACAATAGCGAAAAAAGCAGCATGGTTTTCGCCGTTTTAACGATTGTTTTTATTATGGTTGCAACGGGTATTTATTTTGTCGCTTATTACAATCCGGAAACCGCCGGCACTATTTATTCCCGCGCGGAAAGCTATTTTAGCACTGCGCAATACGAAGAAGCGTTGGTGCTGTATCAGCAGATTGTTTCGGAATATCCGGATGACCCGTTAGCAGAAATGGCCAGCCAGCGCATCGGACGTATAAATCCGCAAAACGAGGGCACAACTGCACTGTCGGAAGAGCAGCAACAGCAGGTCCAGGCGTTTATCGTAAAGGCCAATATGGCATTTCAGAACCAGCAATTTTTATCGCCGGAAAGCAGCAGCGCACTTTATTTTGTGAATCGAACGCTGGCGATGGACCCCCAAAATTCCGCCGCACTCGATTTGCAAAACAAGCTGATCGGCCATTTTGATAATCTGGCAACCATTGCGATCAACGAACAGGATTACGATCGTGCGTTGGCGCATTACCAAAATATTTTGAAAGTGAATCCCGGCAGCGATGACATCCTGAAAAAAATGCGCAGCGTGCTCGAAATAAAGAGCACAACCGCCAGAAACTAA
- a CDS encoding aminotransferase class I/II-fold pyridoxal phosphate-dependent enzyme: protein MTGWRLGGLIAPAPESSALILVHQYFMTCAPLILQHVATLIFERHWQPLIENNRLDELHRRNLLLTELRPFSGWQTAAPDGGLFVFSNIPQLSEIECASRYFPHPAKVITVHGNAFGNRGDRFIRLSYGISTENIRTAIRQLRAALTNPVG from the coding sequence TTGACCGGCTGGCGGCTCGGCGGGCTGATTGCACCTGCGCCAGAAAGTTCGGCGTTAATCCTTGTTCATCAATACTTTATGACTTGTGCACCGTTGATATTACAACACGTTGCAACGCTCATTTTTGAACGCCACTGGCAACCGCTGATTGAAAATAACCGGCTGGACGAGTTGCATCGCCGCAACCTGTTGCTCACCGAATTGCGCCCATTTTCCGGCTGGCAAACGGCAGCACCGGATGGTGGCTTGTTCGTATTTTCTAACATTCCGCAACTTTCCGAAATCGAGTGCGCATCCCGCTATTTTCCGCATCCGGCAAAGGTAATTACCGTTCACGGAAACGCGTTCGGCAACCGCGGCGACAGGTTTATTCGCCTGTCTTACGGTATTTCTACAGAAAACATTCGCACCGCTATTCGCCAATTGCGTGCTGCGCTGACAAATCCCGTCGGTTGA
- a CDS encoding M20/M25/M40 family metallo-hydrolase, protein MIWAASSQTINPFLIMWQIETLLTDLINTASPTGNETAVLQLLTRTFGRLGLQVQSFPVAPERFNLLAGWESSPDILLTTHCDTVPPHILANISDGRIYGRGACDAKGALVAMLHALANLPEYLRWRAGLLVVIGEETDSCGAQTFLEEHYPARFIINGEPTGNQLVSAQKGVLIFELSANGVAVHSGYPAHGKSAISLLLSQLAKLEALDWGDSPTAGKATVNIGKISGGEAANTLAERATATVCVRLVDDAATAISLLNAHLLPDVTVEIIAHSDPVELFVPTGFNHSPVSFGSDAAYFSQICPTMMVGPGNILDAHTPNESVAISELYAASEIYQRLIATLAAETPAIARPKNQSQIL, encoded by the coding sequence ATGATTTGGGCTGCTTCGTCCCAAACCATTAACCCATTTTTGATTATGTGGCAAATTGAAACACTTCTGACAGATTTAATCAACACGGCTTCCCCGACCGGGAACGAAACTGCCGTGTTGCAGCTGCTCACCCGAACTTTCGGGCGGCTCGGGCTGCAGGTTCAATCTTTTCCGGTTGCGCCGGAACGGTTCAATCTGCTGGCCGGATGGGAAAGCTCACCGGATATCCTGCTCACCACACATTGCGATACGGTTCCACCGCATATTCTCGCCAATATTTCTGATGGCAGAATTTATGGCCGCGGTGCCTGCGATGCCAAAGGCGCACTGGTTGCCATGCTGCACGCGCTGGCCAATCTGCCGGAGTATTTGCGCTGGCGCGCCGGTTTGCTGGTCGTAATTGGCGAAGAAACAGATAGTTGCGGTGCCCAAACATTTTTGGAAGAGCACTATCCCGCGCGGTTTATTATCAACGGCGAGCCGACGGGCAACCAACTGGTCAGCGCCCAAAAAGGTGTGCTGATTTTCGAATTGAGCGCAAACGGCGTAGCGGTACACTCCGGTTATCCGGCGCACGGAAAATCCGCCATCAGCCTGCTGCTGTCTCAATTGGCAAAACTGGAAGCGCTGGATTGGGGCGATTCGCCAACTGCCGGAAAAGCAACCGTCAACATCGGGAAAATTAGCGGCGGCGAAGCTGCAAACACGCTGGCCGAACGCGCCACCGCAACTGTCTGTGTGCGATTGGTGGATGATGCGGCAACAGCTATTTCGCTGCTGAACGCACATTTATTACCGGATGTAACTGTCGAAATTATTGCCCACAGCGATCCGGTCGAGCTGTTCGTGCCAACCGGATTCAACCATTCGCCGGTTTCTTTCGGGTCCGATGCAGCGTATTTTTCGCAAATTTGTCCAACAATGATGGTTGGTCCCGGCAATATTCTGGATGCGCACACGCCCAACGAATCCGTTGCGATATCGGAATTATACGCAGCTTCGGAAATTTATCAGCGGTTGATTGCCACGCTGGCAGCCGAAACACCGGCAATTGCGCGTCCCAAAAATCAATCGCAAATTTTGTAG
- a CDS encoding response regulator, with protein sequence MSGKKTILIIEDDLAYGEMLYETIRSNGYDAHLAYSATGGIDIIKREKLDLIISDVNMPEMDGVQIAEQIAKMYLDIPIVLLTSINDLELVRRALEIGVVDYLVKPTSLNELPIVIEKNITRNQLKYNKSHNLKTPILIKALKVLMRALDAKDAYTCGHSQRVAHLAMLMGKELELSPEEEYVLQISAFLHDIGKLGIPDSILKKADGLEDYEYRIARDHPEIGSKIIGEISELTEVASVVRHHHERFDGSGYPDGLKGKAIPEFSRIIAIIDAYEALVSNRCYRQGVTKNSALQEIRRNAGIQFDPDLVEIFATVISREIAAEHEVHEDIVLAVN encoded by the coding sequence ATGTCAGGGAAGAAAACGATCCTGATTATCGAGGATGATCTCGCCTACGGCGAAATGTTGTATGAAACCATCCGCTCAAACGGATACGACGCCCATCTCGCCTATTCCGCAACTGGCGGAATTGATATCATAAAACGGGAAAAGCTGGATCTCATCATCAGCGATGTGAACATGCCGGAAATGGACGGTGTTCAGATTGCCGAGCAGATCGCCAAAATGTATCTGGATATTCCCATTGTGCTGCTCACCAGCATCAACGATCTGGAACTGGTGCGGCGGGCGCTGGAAATTGGCGTTGTCGATTATCTTGTGAAACCCACCAGCCTCAACGAACTGCCGATTGTCATCGAAAAGAACATCACCAGAAACCAACTTAAATACAACAAAAGCCACAACTTAAAAACACCTATTCTCATCAAGGCGCTTAAAGTACTGATGCGCGCGCTGGACGCAAAGGATGCATACACCTGCGGACATTCCCAACGTGTTGCACATCTGGCAATGTTAATGGGCAAAGAGCTGGAGTTGAGTCCCGAAGAAGAATACGTGCTGCAGATCAGCGCATTTTTACATGATATCGGCAAGCTGGGCATTCCGGACAGCATCCTCAAAAAAGCGGACGGATTGGAAGATTACGAATACCGCATCGCCCGCGATCACCCGGAAATCGGCAGCAAAATTATCGGCGAAATCAGCGAGCTGACCGAAGTTGCCTCCGTTGTCCGCCACCATCACGAGCGGTTCGATGGCAGCGGCTATCCCGACGGACTGAAAGGCAAAGCGATTCCTGAATTTTCCCGGATTATCGCCATCATCGATGCGTACGAAGCGCTGGTTTCCAACCGCTGTTATCGCCAGGGCGTTACCAAAAACAGCGCACTTCAGGAAATCCGCAGAAACGCCGGAATCCAGTTTGATCCGGATTTGGTTGAAATTTTCGCGACCGTTATTTCCCGCGAAATTGCCGCTGAACATGAAGTGCACGAAGATATCGTTTTAGCCGTGAATTGA
- a CDS encoding acyl-CoA dehydrogenase family protein — protein sequence MKQFEAPDYFDLDSLLSDEEKMIRSAVREWVSERVMPVIENAYQSAKFPTELTREMAELGLFGANLPEKYGCAGVNNVAYGIMMQELERGDSGIRSAASVQGALVMYPIYTFGTDKQRDRWLPKLASGEAIGCFGLTEPDYGSNPGGMVTTAVKDGNSYVLNGAKMWITNGTPADVAIVWAKLDGIIRGFLVEKGTPGFSAPEMLHKHSLRASITSELILQDCRIPAENLLPETGHLKSPLMCLTQARYGIAWGVMGAAMACYDEALNYAKSRIQFDKPIAAYQLVQQKLVHMVNEITKMQLMSLQLGRLKDQNKMKFNQVSMAKRNNVYHALEIARLARDVLGANGITAEYQTMRHMCNLETVKTYEGTHDIHTLIIGQDITGIPAFS from the coding sequence ATGAAACAATTTGAAGCTCCAGATTATTTTGATCTCGACAGCTTATTGAGCGATGAAGAAAAGATGATTCGCTCTGCTGTTCGCGAATGGGTGAGTGAACGGGTTATGCCGGTCATTGAAAATGCCTACCAATCTGCCAAATTTCCCACAGAACTGACACGCGAAATGGCTGAACTCGGATTGTTCGGCGCGAATTTACCCGAAAAATACGGTTGCGCCGGCGTGAACAACGTCGCGTACGGCATTATGATGCAGGAATTGGAACGCGGCGACAGCGGTATCCGAAGTGCTGCATCGGTTCAGGGTGCGTTAGTGATGTATCCCATTTACACTTTTGGCACCGATAAACAACGCGATCGCTGGCTGCCGAAACTGGCTTCCGGTGAAGCCATCGGCTGCTTTGGGCTGACGGAACCGGATTACGGTTCCAATCCCGGCGGGATGGTTACAACTGCTGTAAAAGACGGTAATTCGTATGTTCTGAACGGCGCAAAAATGTGGATCACCAACGGAACACCCGCAGATGTTGCGATTGTCTGGGCAAAACTGGACGGCATTATTCGCGGATTTTTGGTTGAAAAAGGAACACCCGGTTTTTCCGCACCGGAAATGTTGCACAAACATTCGCTGCGGGCATCGATCACATCGGAATTGATTTTGCAGGATTGCCGCATTCCGGCTGAAAACCTGTTACCGGAAACGGGACATTTGAAATCGCCGCTGATGTGCTTAACGCAAGCGCGTTACGGTATCGCGTGGGGCGTGATGGGCGCAGCAATGGCATGTTACGACGAAGCGCTGAACTACGCCAAATCGCGCATCCAGTTCGATAAACCGATTGCTGCGTATCAGCTCGTTCAGCAAAAACTGGTGCACATGGTAAACGAAATTACCAAAATGCAGCTGATGTCTTTACAGCTTGGACGATTGAAAGATCAGAATAAAATGAAATTTAACCAGGTTTCCATGGCAAAACGGAACAATGTGTATCACGCTCTGGAAATTGCCCGTTTAGCGCGGGATGTGCTCGGCGCGAACGGCATCACAGCGGAATACCAGACCATGCGCCACATGTGTAATCTGGAAACGGTGAAGACTTACGAAGGAACGCACGATATCCACACCCTCATCATCGGGCAGGATATTACAGGAATTCCGGCATTTTCCTGA
- a CDS encoding AAA family ATPase, with protein MAIKKLAPEQLRRSFSAKALPFKTTDDISPLEGIIGQERALKALELGLEIDSNGYNIFATGTAGTGRTTIIKKILKDYARKQKAPDDWCYVYNFSDPDSPKALSLPAGKGREFQNDMAAFVETLWREIKRAFSGEHYEQQKTAIINRVNQEKRQLLKKLDEKAAELNLKIQPTSMGFQTIPLKDGEPITQEMFQELPGDEQEKLQGNVANIEGEITETIRQLARLDFQVRKLLNQLDEDVTRFVVEQYVNELKADYKKFPQILEYLDAVSKDIVSNTAGFFEPGGQEENNGREFSPEALFRRYRVNVVVDNGHLKGAPVIHETHPTYNNLIGRIEKYPVQGGGYATDFTMIKAGSLLKANGGYLLTDAEEVLRNPYVYESLKRSLRNRCLRVEDVTELYGTISIVSQKPQPIPLKLKVIMIGWNRIYQMLNAYDDDFMRIFKVRADFDERTESKGKVALQYARFVKRIIDDEQLRAFDREAIEEIIQYGHRLAGDQGKISLEFGQIIKIVQQAAFWSAKENSKAVGKDHVRKAIVEYENRHGRLRENVQESILQDIRKIVVKGEHVGEINALSVYQAGGFSFGTPSRITAKTFIGNDAINTIERKVGLSGKIHDKGSYILSGFFNAIFGDYNPVNFSASIAFEQSYGRIDGDSASSTELYALLSSLADAPIKQGIAVTGSVNQNGEVQAIGGVNEKIEGFFDICNEKGLTGEQGVMIPRSNAKDLMLKPEVIAAVSAKKFNIWTVETIDDGVKLLMGMRTGTRNIKGHFAKNTLYYKVEQKLRELNVRSEVYRTEINEEQKKRTGKDKVKSAKNNDRKKPDKNSTPSNGENSSDEDKSKG; from the coding sequence ATGGCGATCAAAAAATTAGCACCCGAACAGCTCCGGCGAAGCTTCTCCGCGAAAGCGCTTCCCTTTAAAACAACCGACGACATTAGCCCGCTGGAAGGCATTATCGGGCAGGAGCGCGCGCTGAAAGCGTTGGAATTAGGTTTGGAAATCGATTCGAACGGCTACAATATTTTCGCAACCGGCACTGCCGGAACGGGACGAACCACCATCATCAAAAAAATTTTAAAAGATTACGCGCGAAAGCAAAAAGCACCGGACGACTGGTGTTACGTTTACAATTTTTCCGATCCCGATTCGCCAAAAGCACTGTCGCTGCCCGCGGGAAAAGGGCGCGAATTTCAGAACGATATGGCAGCATTTGTGGAAACGCTCTGGCGGGAAATCAAACGTGCCTTCAGCGGCGAACATTATGAGCAGCAAAAAACCGCCATCATCAACCGGGTGAATCAGGAAAAACGCCAGTTGCTCAAAAAGCTGGATGAAAAAGCGGCAGAGTTGAATTTGAAAATTCAGCCGACATCGATGGGATTTCAAACCATCCCGTTAAAAGACGGCGAGCCGATCACCCAGGAAATGTTTCAGGAATTGCCCGGAGATGAGCAGGAAAAATTGCAGGGCAACGTCGCAAATATCGAGGGCGAAATTACCGAAACCATTCGCCAGTTGGCGCGGCTGGATTTTCAGGTACGCAAACTCCTCAACCAACTGGATGAAGATGTGACCCGTTTTGTGGTCGAGCAATATGTGAACGAGCTGAAAGCGGATTACAAAAAATTTCCCCAAATTCTGGAATATCTCGATGCGGTGAGCAAAGATATTGTGTCGAACACCGCCGGTTTTTTTGAACCGGGCGGGCAGGAAGAAAATAACGGACGGGAATTCTCGCCGGAAGCGTTGTTCCGTCGCTATCGCGTTAACGTGGTGGTCGATAACGGGCATTTGAAGGGTGCGCCGGTCATCCACGAAACGCATCCCACTTACAATAATTTGATCGGGCGGATCGAAAAATATCCCGTTCAGGGCGGCGGCTATGCGACTGATTTTACGATGATTAAAGCCGGCAGTTTGCTGAAAGCCAACGGCGGATATTTGCTCACGGATGCGGAGGAAGTGCTCCGGAATCCCTATGTTTACGAATCGCTGAAACGCAGTTTGCGCAACCGCTGTTTGCGGGTGGAAGATGTGACGGAACTGTACGGAACGATCTCGATTGTTTCGCAGAAACCGCAGCCGATTCCGCTAAAATTGAAAGTGATCATGATTGGCTGGAACCGCATTTACCAAATGCTCAACGCGTACGACGACGATTTTATGCGGATTTTCAAGGTCCGTGCGGATTTCGATGAACGCACCGAATCCAAAGGCAAAGTTGCCCTGCAATATGCCCGGTTTGTCAAACGCATCATCGATGATGAGCAATTGCGAGCCTTTGACCGCGAGGCGATTGAAGAAATTATCCAGTACGGTCACCGGCTGGCGGGCGATCAGGGGAAAATTTCGCTGGAATTCGGGCAGATTATTAAAATTGTGCAACAAGCCGCTTTTTGGTCTGCGAAAGAAAATTCAAAAGCGGTGGGCAAGGATCACGTTCGCAAAGCAATTGTCGAATACGAAAACCGCCATGGTCGCCTGCGGGAAAATGTGCAGGAAAGCATTTTGCAGGACATTCGCAAAATTGTAGTTAAGGGTGAACATGTCGGGGAAATCAACGCGTTGTCGGTGTATCAGGCGGGCGGATTTTCGTTCGGCACGCCCAGCCGCATCACCGCGAAAACGTTTATCGGCAACGATGCCATCAACACCATCGAACGAAAAGTGGGGTTGAGCGGCAAAATTCACGACAAAGGCAGCTACATTCTCAGCGGTTTCTTCAACGCCATTTTTGGCGATTACAATCCGGTAAACTTTTCCGCAAGTATCGCTTTCGAGCAAAGTTACGGGCGAATTGATGGCGATAGCGCGTCATCAACAGAGCTGTATGCGCTGCTTTCCAGCCTTGCAGATGCGCCCATTAAACAGGGCATCGCTGTTACCGGATCGGTGAATCAGAACGGTGAAGTGCAGGCGATCGGCGGCGTCAACGAAAAAATCGAGGGCTTTTTTGATATCTGCAACGAAAAAGGCTTAACCGGTGAGCAAGGCGTAATGATTCCGCGCAGCAATGCCAAAGACCTGATGCTGAAACCGGAAGTGATTGCTGCGGTAAGCGCCAAAAAATTTAACATCTGGACAGTTGAAACGATTGACGACGGCGTGAAATTATTGATGGGCATGCGAACCGGCACCCGTAATATCAAAGGGCATTTTGCCAAAAATACCTTGTATTATAAAGTGGAGCAAAAGCTTCGCGAACTGAATGTCCGCTCGGAAGTCTATCGCACCGAAATCAACGAGGAGCAGAAAAAACGCACCGGCAAAGACAAAGTGAAATCTGCAAAGAACAACGACAGGAAAAAACCGGACAAAAATTCAACACCGTCAAATGGCGAAAACAGTTCGGATGAGGATAAATCCAAAGGGTAA
- a CDS encoding NAD(P)H-binding protein → MKNITVFGATGMLGKPVVRELVAAGYKITAMVRSPEKAREVLPGSVNLIRGDLDSLPDIQNALENADGIYINLSVAQDSKTTDFQPEREGISNILAAAKDKNIQRIGYLSSLVQRYNGMNGFRWWAFDIKREALRNIKQSGIPYAIFYPSNFLEDLPEVYTDGNKFLVAGKSDVHYWWIAGSDYGKQVAKAFDILKPDENREYAVQGPEAFTLEESAKIYLEIAAPQVKIFRTPLGLLKFLGIFSSKMSYVANICEALNKYPEQFESEKTWAELGKPAVTLREFAHEIASEHVIS, encoded by the coding sequence ATGAAAAATATAACTGTTTTTGGTGCAACAGGAATGCTCGGGAAACCGGTTGTTCGGGAACTGGTTGCTGCCGGATACAAAATTACTGCAATGGTTCGCAGTCCCGAAAAGGCGCGCGAGGTGCTGCCGGGATCGGTCAATCTGATTCGCGGTGACCTGGACAGTTTGCCGGATATCCAAAATGCGTTGGAAAATGCGGATGGTATTTACATCAATCTCTCCGTTGCGCAGGATTCAAAAACAACCGATTTTCAGCCGGAACGCGAAGGCATCAGCAATATTCTGGCAGCCGCGAAAGACAAAAATATTCAGCGGATCGGCTATTTGTCATCGCTGGTGCAGCGATACAACGGGATGAACGGTTTTCGCTGGTGGGCGTTCGATATCAAACGCGAGGCGTTGCGCAATATCAAACAATCGGGCATTCCGTATGCCATTTTTTATCCGTCGAATTTTCTGGAAGATTTGCCGGAAGTGTATACCGATGGCAATAAATTTTTGGTTGCCGGAAAATCGGATGTGCATTACTGGTGGATTGCCGGCAGCGATTACGGCAAACAGGTGGCAAAAGCGTTCGACATTCTCAAACCCGATGAAAACCGCGAATACGCGGTGCAGGGACCGGAAGCATTTACGTTGGAAGAATCGGCTAAAATTTATCTCGAAATTGCTGCGCCGCAGGTGAAAATTTTCCGAACGCCGCTGGGATTGCTGAAATTCCTGGGCATTTTTTCATCGAAAATGAGCTACGTTGCAAACATTTGCGAAGCGCTCAACAAATATCCCGAACAATTTGAATCGGAGAAAACCTGGGCGGAACTTGGCAAACCGGCCGTTACGCTGCGGGAATTTGCGCACGAAATTGCCAGTGAACACGTAATCTCATGA